In Glycine max cultivar Williams 82 chromosome 4, Glycine_max_v4.0, whole genome shotgun sequence, the genomic stretch TatgacaaacaataaaaaacacTTGAGTTTCTATAAAATACAATTGCCCTCTacacattattatattttaaaaatattacataattttttcattgtgaatattataaaaaagtataaagataaaagggtaaaataagtattaatttattctctcttttataTCTTGTaacatttttacattatttcattaaaaatattatcttatattaGCACACAAATTTTTTATGGGAAACAAAagtcattaaatatattaaagtatAAACATTTATCTTGTGGGGGCAATTGGCCCATAGTTGTGAACTTTCATCCGCTACATTCAAGATCAATCATAAAAGTGTTTTTGAATTTCACATGCAAACAATGAAAATACTCTTTCATATATTAATGGTTTTAGTTCAAGTGACCGCGTTCGATGTACAAAGAGAGCAGGTTTTAtttgcttttatatatatatatatatatatatatatatatatatatatatatatatatatatatagaacaaAAGTATCTTCCATGACAGATAATTTTGCTTGAGTTGAATAAGATTATCTACCAGAGAACAAATAGCTTCAGGTAGTTCACACACGAATTGTGGTAAATGCTGGGTGTTTAGATGGAATGTgttctttaaatttttcattggaATTTTATATACACACAAACTTTAGCTTATTtgctataattaaaaattacaataaatatatttttcgaaCATAAGAAGTCTATTTTAGATTcttgataaatcaattatattgTGTTACAAAGTcattttaacttttgataatttctcttaaaaaatatataaatttaatttaaaaataaaaatgtaaggataatttctatctatgtatctatcaataaaataaagaatgcaAATGCGTTCtagtacaaaaaaataataaatttgcaaATGCGTTCTAGTACATAAAAGAAAGAATGgcaaaaacatgtttttgtgGACCTGCATCAAGtacctttttaaaataaaaaaaaataagcaatatTGTGGCTAgtaaagatgaaagaaagaagtaatttttctctcataaaaaaaacaaaatctctCATCCTAACCTTTAAAACAATCAATGACTTGTATAATGGTTCAAACACAAAAATCATGAGTAGCTACATAGTGGCTCTATTAAATgcgttgaaaaaaattatttgaaaaggtGACACATTTAACTGCCTCATTTAATAACCCTAACACgaacttttgaaaataattttaaattttatttaaaaattatattgatattttatataaaatgataaatgaaaCTTACTAAATGTGTCAATTTATATTTACTATATTGGTTTCCTTACAATGGGGGACCATTAAAAGGTGATTTGGAAAACCTCAAAGATCTAGATGTTGTTGATATTAGCCCTGATTTCTTTATGCATGGTTAACTATGACTTAGTTGAGGATAGAAAAAAGGTTATTGTTGGCAAACAACCTTAGATTATCTTTGATCATTACATCACTATAAGACCATGGACATTGAACTTTGTTACATTTGACATGAAGATCAGTAATACCTTGGTCTGGATTAACTTTCCTTGTTTAGGCATGGATACTATGACGAGGGTGTTCTTTTAGCACTAGTATCAGTCGTTGGTAATTGGTGCTAATGGATATGATTACTATTGATGCAGTTAGAAGACAATTCGTTAAGGTGTCTatggaaatttatttgaataaccAAGTAGTAGGATGGTTCTAGTTTCAAACCATTTGGTTTGATGTAAATATGAAGGATTGCATTTGATTTGTAAAGGTGTAGTTGCTCAGAGAGGAAGAATGAAGAAAGCTCATCATCGGCGATTGTTTAGGATGTGGTGAGAAAAACATGAACAACAGAGGTGTGGGTTCACATGCAAACTCTAATCGATTGCATGACAATTACGTTAATTTTGTTACAAAAGATTTATATGAGGATTGGAAAACACAATGGTGTTTTAAATCACAATAATGAGAACATTATGGGACGAGGAAATGAGGGGAGCACTTTAAGACATTCATATTTTGACCAAAATATGTTCTAGTTATTATTAAGCAATAATTAGGACGATAATATTGTAgaaggaattaatgaaacattttaATCCCAATTACGAGTTGGACAAACtgaaaatggaaaattttgaaaaaaaaaaaggaaaaaacatatCCTTAGTGAATCTATTTAGGTGGGCAAAAATAATGGAGTTATCTCCCTATTCTCTCCTATATATCATGAGGACCACCTTGGTAGTTCCTTATCCCAAGAAGGCAACCACATTTGATGGAGGTGGAAAGTCTAAAATAGTTTGCCATGCAACCAGGACTTGTGTCAACTAACGTAGTAAAAACTCAACTCATGCTCATGGAGTGCTTGCGACAATGAATGTAAGGATAATATGTCCAAATAAGCTAATATTATTGGATGACCCAAAGCCTCTAAGCCCATCTTTAAATGCCTTTTGCACTTCTAGTGAGTAAAGTGCCAAACTTATAGGTTTCTAATGATATTTATCTTGTGGTATATCTTCTCAGTAGTTGCATGATGTCTAATCCAATGTTGTTAGTGCCCTTATTcaatcaattgtaaaaaattgtGATCATTACATCTTTATTCATCatcacatttttgttttgtgcttGTATAGCCTTCAAAATTTtgagataaataaaatttgactttcatcattttttagattaattattaattattcttttattttgattttaacttaCAAATAAACACTATTGGAAGTCCTGCTGATGCTATAAGAAATTTGTCTCAGTGATGTCTTAATGTCTTTGTTAAGGCTTTTCTTAATCTGTTGGGTGGTAGTGCATATCTTGTCCACTTGGACAAAGTTTTTGTGGATTTGACACTCAgactttcattttaactttattatttgggatcaattggtacacttgtcaaTCCATCAATAAGTTTTTGGTGCCGTTGTCGGGAATTTTGTTCTTTGTACTTGGTATTTtggatattctatttttttagcaatttattttcctctaattttatttttaattaatttttcaaaataaaaaaaatagtttcaaattttctttttcactcttaattttaatctttagttttttatttttatttttctgtgatAACATGCACGTTagtgtttttctttcttgtatgcGAGGAAACAATCTTTTTCTATTAGATCTAGAGATTGAAGCAACGTGTAGAAAGAACAACACTgcaagaagaaagagagaacaCCAAGAGAATCAAGAACCATAATCCTCTGTATCATCTTCTTTCCCACATCCCAATTTTGAAGAACACATCATGGCAGAGGACCAGCCACTGAGAATCACTCTAAAGGACTACTCTAGTACCTCTACACCTCAGTATTTCACAAGCATAGCTCGGCCTGGAGTTCAAGCTGCCAACATCACTAATCCATATTCCCTCATCCATTTGATCCAAGGCAATCTCTTTCATGGGCTACCCAATGAAGATCCATATGTCCACCTTGTTACATACATAGAGATTTGCAACACGGTGAAGATAGCAGGAGTTCTAGAAGACGCCACCCACCTCAACATGTTTTCTTTCTCCTTGGCTAGTGAAGCAAAAAGATGGCTACACTCATTTAAGGGAAATAGTTTTCGGATATGGGAAGAGGTGGTGAAGAAGTTCTAAAAGAAGTATTTTTCAGAGTTCAAGACCGCTGAGGGAAAGGTGAAGATTTCATCATTCCACCAGTTCATCGATGAATCACTAAGTGAAGCTCTCGACTACTTCCATGGTTTACTCCGAAAGACTCTTATCCACGGGTTCAGTGAGTCAGTTCAGCTAAACATCTTCATTGATGGCTTGCGACCCCATTCAAATCAGTTACTTGATGCCTCCGCTGGTGGGAAGATCAAATTAAAGACACTTGATGAAGCTATGGAGTTGATTGAAAACATGACAGTTAATGACCATGTCATCCTTCATGATCAAGTGTACACACCTACAAAAAAGAGTCTTCTAGAGCTCACATCCCAAGACGCATTACTAGCCCAAAATAAGCTCCTAGCTAAGCAACTAAAGACCCTCAGAGAGACACTAAGCAAGCTTCCTCAACAATTGCATGTAGTGCAACCTACCCATTCTTCAATCATGCAAATTGGGGGATGCAACATTTGTGGTGGGGCCCATATGTCAGGCATGTGAATGGTCCAAGATGATGCATTCAAAGATATCATtccataaaatagaaaataaaagttcaaaaCTTCTAACTAATGCTTTTTTTTACCTTCTTTATATCGTCCAAGCCAtttttaccaattttttttatcatcttttattAAATACATATCCAATAAAATTGATATATGTATATATCAAACATATTAAATACATGtatatgtatttattaaatacacagtaacaattataatatatacatttcatattttaatgtatgtatatatttagtatgtattttattatgtttaagaTATATTCAATCTATTTGAAATAGTAAATATatctgtaaaattaattttccaataacattaaatattatatttattaagtaaaatatgCAGTGAGATTATTAAGACCTGTGAAGTCATCTCCCAATTGTgcatataatatgtatatatgtttgtGGTCCTGGATCTCATGTTTCATACCTTTGTTCCAtgaaaagttattaaatttgaGGCCGTTGTCATTGGTGTCCACTAAAAATGGGCCAATCTCTTGTGTTGCTCCATATCCCACAGAAGAGCACCCAGaacttgtaaattttttaacaaagaatAAAGGCAGGCTATCACCTTGTCAgagaacatatatataaaaaaaccatcAAATGAAGGTTTAGGATTTTAATGaaacttgattttttaaaatttatttttgctttaaagtaagattaaaattatactaccatttatgttttaaattttttcctaaaaagaatattattacattatttatcaAACATTTCCAAATTTTATGTTATCAACTTAAGTAATAAATGGAAGAACAAAATCTCCGTGGGAGAAGTTGGTCAAACTATTCTAGATAATAAGTATAAGTACTCATaatatcggtttttaaaaaattaatgttaaaattatcttgttaacattaattttttaaaaaattgatgttgtgaaTATTtagacaatttcaatttttaaataatcgatgttaaaattatcctgttaacattgatttttctaaaattgatattaacaatgtcattttatttacaaaaatgtcatcgcACATTTtgcaatatcaatttttatcataatCATTGTTAACAAAATGATGGTAAAACCTATTATTTTAGTAGTGTTGTTATTTTCGAAAGAGAAAAAACATCACTTTGAGACGACTAATAAGGTGATCCatcaataaacaaataattagtTTATGTTTAAACCTAAATAAATAgggactaattaaaaaaaactctctaagatgaaaatatatttaaacaaccataaaataatgatgaataaaaaaacatgaatcacaaaccctaaaataatgataatgttggtattttatgtttaatattgAGAACATATATCAAAGgacaaattatgttaaaaatttatgttaaataatcatttttttaaattgaaataaccAAAATTTTAGGATATGTCTATGTGTAATTCTGATATAATTCTAGTAAGACCCATATCAACAGTAGCATCGAGATAATCAAGCAAATCTTTTAACAATGGCCTACACATTTTTAGAGAATTGATACAGGCAAAGGAAAAATTGCTCAGCGTGAAGGGCCCAAACTCTTAacattatgagaaaaaaaaaaacaactcaaaTTTAATGGAAGAATAAGTAAATGTTCAATTATGGTTATTTAACACGtttcatttatgttattttaaataaatggaaataattaatttttacattacGATTTTCTGAAAGAGTTTCTAAACAAAATCTATTATTTTCAGATTTAGAACACATTActactattaatttttatcccAACGTTAATTAGTATatgccattttttatttttactataaatataattcatGTATTAACGTCTACGGAATGTGATATTTCAATATAATTGCGCATTTAGAATGTTTTTATGAATATAAATTACCCATTcatgtataaatataaattatagatcTTTAGTGTTagcaaatatataatattttctttaaggcACATACATAGCTGTTGAGATGGCCGAGTTGGTCTAAGGCGCCAGATTAAGGTTCTGGTCCGAAAGGGCGTGGGTTCAAATCCCACTCTCAACActtagtcattttttatttaaaatgcatTTTAGCTTTGACATATATATTCACGAGTTGTAACGGTAAagcttttatgtttttgttttgactAAAAGAAAACTCCAGCTCCAAGGTTTTTTCTTGGTCTGGACATGAAGTCATGGACTAAATTTTTCATGTAAATTAAGCAATTTTTCgaaggaaaaattattttaaagatagGAAGGTTCTCTTTTGGTCCAAATTGAAAGGGCGCACACTGAATGTTttcagtatatatataaaaaaaaacaatttaacgtTTTCAGTTGTTTTAGCTACATTAAAACAgcgtaattaaaaaattaaaaatataaattactaaaaatgtattttagtcTAATATAGTTATCTTAAGAATTATATCAGAGATTATTTtctattgattaaaaatattgacaGTACATGTATATTGATTAGATGATTAAATCAATTACATAAAAACTTCAATCTTTTGAAATATCGAATAAAAACTCACAACATATAAGAATATTAACAGAGGAGTaggaaaatataatgaaattaataaagtaCTCATTTATTTGAAAtccattgttattttttattacaaggaGGACCACGCTCCAGCAGAAACAATACTAGCACTTAACAAAACGAAAAGGAAGGACCTACAAATTTGGGGTgcttggtttggttgttttctattttcatttttttattgaaaacaaacaatgtatttggttggatttctgaaaatatttttagtaaaaataaaaacaggaaacaatcaaacaatgaaaacaataaattttcgttttcagttgagaacacaaagtaaaataaaattgtgatgacaataaatgtaattttaagcaaatctagaaatacaaaaaaataagaagttaatatatcataaattttcagtatttttatttaatgaaaacagaaaaccaaaagtcaaaccaaacatatttttagaattctaatcttttgaaaatgaaaacaatttttaaaaaataaaaataaaaaatgaaaacagaaaataaaaatataaaccaaacaCACGCTTGctattttttcataatagaCTTAACACCAAGGCTTAACCCATCTATGGCTTCTTGCAACCTGGCCATACACCAATGTCTGGAGAAAGGGTCTTAAGGACTGGATTTCTCTCACAGAAATTTGTTGGCCTCAATTCAAACCCGGTGCTCAACAAGGGCATTATTGGAAAATCCTCCTGGCACGGAACATGGTGGATTCCCAGTACATATCACATCACAATATTAATAtccttcttttctttacttCTATCCCTGCATTCGATTTCaaaacaaatgttaattataCTAAgtaaagaaatcacttgataaagaCTCAAATGAAAGAGATATAGGATTGAttaaatggttaaaaaaaaaagaaaaaagttcatgaatttaatcttttttaataacaaaatttttacATTCTAACAAACTAATGTTTGTGGTGCCATGTCTTCTCAATTGAAAAAAGACCTATTTAATCCAATTGTCTTctcaatagaaaataaaatatatttggctCTAAAATTAAGATGCTTATTGCTTAGTCCAAACAATTAATATAATgtatcttctccaagatcctgaTCAACATATgataatgttttaaattaatgttCTAATCACTTAACAAAAACTTTAATTAAACTTCAACatcatatataatgataatagtcttaaaatatgtaaaaaaaaatatatattgaaactaattaacttataattatgttataaattaaaaaaaaacccacatAAAATGATAGAATATTTGACTTTATCattataatcaatttctctaTATTTTTACAAATACTTATCATCCAAGTCTATATATTGTTTGAAGGGATGTATCCAGGAAAGTATCGATCTTAATATGCATGTAATTACCTTTTGGGCTTGCAGATATTTTTGCAAGTACCAATAAAAGGTCCTGTTTTGATTCcaacaaaatttattacataCCTAAAGACTAGTAGAAAACCCAtataatgatctctttattattattattattatcattattatcatcatcattgatttattcataattaaattattgaacCTTAAATAAATGTATTGACCGGTCCAATTTTAGATCAAGGATATTAGAaatcttataataaataatgactaaatgaattatttgattctttatcttattttctggttcagtttaatcttttatttttttaaaattttaatttggttctttatctttttttttccagttaagtcctttattttttaaaaaaatttcatttggtcttttatcttattttgttgattcaatttgattctttatcttttttttttaatttggttctttattctatttaaaattattgtcgttaatcatttaaaaataaaatattttgggtTCAATTTTCTTCCCTTCTTCTCTActtcactttaaaaaaaaactcattcttaattgattaacgatgttaattttaaatgaattaaaggactaaattgaacaaaaaataagataaatgatcaaaatattttttaaaaaagataaagaactaaattgaataaaaaagaaaaataagataaagaacaaaattaaaatttttaaaaaataaaataccgaactaaaaaaaaataaaagatcaaataattcatttgaccataaataatatctttaagactaaattatactaattatttctttttgatgtatatattaattatttatgagaTTTCATAATCAACTAACAACGATTGATATAAATACTAGcgacttgttttcttttatcaagTGATATGGAGTTTGAATCCTGATTGATCTTTGAATATGGAGTAAATCGTATTGAGAGAAGAACATCCACCTTTTGTGCGCTGAGAATCCCTAACAAAGATTAGTCATCTCTTTCTTTAAGGATTACTTTTGTACCATTAATATGATcaggaaaaaaaactttatatttttatccacTCTTACACTAACTCCcttcattattttgaaaatatacacAAACACCTCCTCATTTATTATGTTAACTCCCGTTAATTGTTCTAGAAAAATGTATAATTGTTACATTCACATCTATTAATtgtatgtattatttttaatttaattgattatgtttaaaGGAATGTATCCAGACCGTATTGCtagttatgttatatatatagttaatcaAGAAATGTACTTTCCATCTGTTGAGATGGCTGAGTTGGTCTaacttgcttttattttttgattccaAATGCATTTTTGTGGGATTTACCACGATGTCCGGATGTTTAGTTGTTTACGACTCAATCTCTTCCTCAGTTTATTGCCCATCATCTCTAGGGTGGCTTTATGCCAAAATTATTATGTGTCGAGAATCACCTCATGTTGATAATTTGGGTCAATTTTTACGTGATATGTAACTGAGTTTTTCAATTTAGGGGGAAGTTAATAAATTtcgactatatatatataatttgtacgGGAATAATATCAGTATTCATGTGGCAGTTATTCTTTAAACCAATTTGATGCTGTGCAGTCGCTAATGCAGAATTAACAGCATTTAAACTACAGTTGTACAATGATATATACTAGTTTGTGTGAAAATTACTACTTTACTAACCATAATGATGTTGCTCTATATAGTAATAGTGTAATACTATCTATACAGGACTTCAGGTAGTGCAGAACGTTGTTGAATTGGAGTGACCACTGATCCTGAAGTGCCACAATTTCCCTTTAGAACACAATAAATTCTCATGGCAGAGAAACTCCCAGGAGAACCATTTCTCTATCATACGATCTATATCATGCACAACTACGTCAGAAACATTCCCAGCTCTAGCTAGAACACTAGCAGTGTATATAGAATCCATCCTACCCGGCGACTCTGGAGAATCCCCTTTGGGTCCATCTACCACAATGATATCCCACTTCTTTTCATACACTTCAGAAGGTAAATTTCTCAATGCAAACTTGCATTTCGATTTCTGAAGCAGCTGTGTTGGGTAACTTGGTGCACAAGCTTGGTTCTGCCTTGCATGTTTGAGAAGATTAAAAGCCTTTTTAGATGGCACATTATACCCAAGCTGGTATGTTTGAGTGTTGTTGGAGTTTGTTGCTACCTTGGCTATCATGTCATCATGATCATAAAGAAAGATGGTGCTTCCAGGTGCATTCATTGAGGAGAGGGTAAGGTACTGTGGTTGGAAGCCAAATATGAGGAGGTTGCATGGGGATTTAAGAGCAACAAGGTTTGAGAGAACTTTGAACTCTTTTTCAGTTAGGGTGGAATTGGGGTGCTTTGAGGACTCAGGTGCATGTGATGCAGCTTTTGTTGTGAGTAGAAAAAAGTGGAGAACTAGGTGGAGACATAGCAGATGATGAAGAGCGGAGAATGAGGCTGAGAAGCATAAGTATTGATATGATTGAAAGGATCAAAAGAAGGATGGGGACgagtttctttttgtttgtgaGGTTCATTCCTTGGTGATCTCTTTGGCTAGAACGTTGTTTTAGTGTAAGTAGGGGAGAAAATTGAAGAGGTGCTAAGGTAGGATGAAATTGAATTACATCAGGAGCCATCTttgctcttttctttttcccccaactctttttgattattataagtTTCAATGTTACATTATATGCTTTTAATAGTTGCTGTGGGTGCACCTTGTTAAGTAGGGAGGAAGGGATGCTTTAACTTTTTTGTTTCAGGTGttacctttcttttctttcagcTGTTGCTTGTTACCTAACTGTTGAGCTGCAGAAGAAATAATATTGCATGTGTTCGTCTGAgttcttccttttttaaaaaaaaaattcttttctgGAGTGCTGACATGGATCTTGAAGATTGGTTCTTTGTCAAAATTTCTCTTTGGTGCTTGTTTGGTGTTTGAGTAAGCTTGAAGAAGGTTTGTGGGAGGTTATTATGTCTTTTTCAAACTTCAATCCACGTAAGTATCATTTCATATATTATTGGTGTGCCTTTTTTTGGTTGATGATGAGCAATGAGAGCAATAATTGATGATTGGTTTTACTTTTCTGTTTTCTGATATCAGATTTTTCATTGAataatgttttgtgtacaaTAGTCACCCAGAGAGAATAAACTAgattagagaaaaatataaatatataacaagTGATatgttgttataaaaaaatatatagaaaaataaaaagagtaatGATATTTAACATCGATTCCAAATTTTTAAACTTCTAATtaatattctgtttttttttatctcttttaattgtacatatatttttattcgtttttttatttctcGCTTACTATATATCAAATAACATATTGGGTGTAAAAAAACATTGAGGATAACATACTCAatgtaaaattaatgttttacaCAAAATCTCAgtaatttactttaaataatctaaaatttgaaattaattcacttaaaaaattaaaaaaaaaataattagcaaGTCACAAgatatgattttgttatttttaattaaaataattgatcaaaatcattaatgatgacactgaataatatttttttatgatattgttAATGTTATCTAGATCAAAACTTAATAATGTCgttgaattttcattttattatgataatgCCCTTGTTCTCAACAGCTCAAGCTTAAAGACTTTGGAGGCGTCATGTAAAATATACTTTGCAATATTCCTCTTTCTCGTATAGTCTTTGTgtaattcttatatttattttcgctcattttgtgaaataaaaaagagaaactaGATTACACTT encodes the following:
- the LOC100787566 gene encoding glucuronoxylan 4-O-methyltransferase 2; translated protein: MAWLVGIVEFPDGYDLNASVASFSALHHLLCLHLVLHFFLLTTKAASHAPESSKHPNSTLTEKEFKVLSNLVALKSPCNLLIFGFQPQYLTLSSMNAPGSTIFLYDHDDMIAKVATNSNNTQTYQLGYNVPSKKAFNLLKHARQNQACAPSYPTQLLQKSKCKFALRNLPSEVYEKKWDIIVVDGPKGDSPESPGRMDSIYTASVLARAGNVSDVVVHDIDRMIEKWFSWEFLCHENLLCSKGKLWHFRISGHSNSTTFCTT